A single region of the Arthrobacter sp. zg-Y20 genome encodes:
- a CDS encoding DUF6421 family protein: protein MSSPVFSSLSRPDIAAVPAGSNPADTDAWHALKQAATDLQPLQNKNGSIEPEHHAAAAELIGTITAAVDALAPAFAHDAEYLRLAVADFERWVAAGLDTEPDFLDSLMAFAPQQHRTDGLSHLVVFPMYTQNGSSNRLVEAVLIEVIWPEFVAELEAGEYSNGLFVPIRFLDFTPGYDTNSAVLFPETVAVRETPAFTWGAIFADREAARFRRVLAAAADITSLQLPAEAAELLQDQKLTEETFIMWDLIHDRTHMRGDLPFDPFMIKQRMPYFLYSLEELRCDLTAFREAVKIQRNEDAPEETRRHARLVQYAVIFDRIFRFAITGSRVRNYDGLGGQLLFAWMHQNHVLHWTDGKLSIDWEETADVVVRLGAQIEELYWRSIDRPKTAHWLAAYDLVAGTLTPNPASVWAQGPQALPLDGPPRGLTDQVLDDEFPLSMFYEALSKKMAPVIESTAGITGTSGDLPG, encoded by the coding sequence ATGTCATCCCCCGTTTTCTCTTCCCTGTCCCGCCCGGACATCGCCGCCGTACCGGCAGGCTCCAACCCGGCCGACACGGATGCCTGGCATGCTCTGAAGCAGGCCGCCACGGACCTGCAGCCGCTGCAGAACAAGAACGGCTCCATCGAGCCGGAACACCACGCCGCCGCGGCAGAACTCATCGGCACCATCACCGCCGCCGTCGACGCGCTGGCCCCGGCCTTCGCGCACGACGCCGAGTACCTGCGCCTTGCGGTGGCCGACTTCGAGCGCTGGGTTGCCGCCGGCCTGGACACGGAACCCGACTTCCTCGATTCGCTGATGGCCTTCGCCCCGCAGCAGCACCGCACAGACGGCCTGTCCCACCTGGTCGTGTTCCCCATGTACACGCAGAACGGCAGCTCCAACCGCCTGGTGGAGGCCGTGCTGATCGAGGTCATCTGGCCTGAGTTCGTCGCCGAACTCGAGGCGGGTGAATACTCCAACGGCCTGTTCGTCCCGATCCGCTTCCTGGACTTCACCCCCGGCTATGACACCAACTCCGCGGTGCTCTTCCCGGAAACCGTGGCCGTGCGGGAAACCCCGGCCTTCACCTGGGGCGCCATCTTCGCGGACCGGGAGGCCGCCCGCTTCCGCAGGGTGCTCGCCGCCGCAGCAGACATCACGTCGCTGCAACTGCCCGCCGAGGCCGCAGAACTCCTGCAGGACCAGAAGCTCACCGAGGAAACCTTCATCATGTGGGACCTCATCCACGACCGCACCCATATGCGCGGGGACCTGCCCTTTGATCCGTTCATGATCAAGCAGCGCATGCCCTACTTCCTCTATTCCCTGGAGGAATTGCGCTGCGACCTCACCGCCTTCCGCGAAGCAGTGAAAATCCAGCGCAACGAGGACGCCCCGGAGGAAACCCGCCGGCATGCCCGGCTGGTCCAGTACGCCGTCATCTTTGACCGCATCTTCCGCTTCGCCATCACCGGCAGCAGGGTGCGCAACTATGACGGATTGGGCGGCCAGCTGCTCTTCGCCTGGATGCACCAGAACCACGTGCTGCACTGGACCGACGGCAAGCTGAGCATCGACTGGGAGGAAACCGCCGACGTCGTCGTCCGGCTCGGTGCCCAAATCGAGGAACTGTACTGGCGATCCATCGACCGGCCCAAGACGGCGCACTGGCTCGCGGCGTACGATCTGGTGGCAGGAACGCTGACGCCGAACCCGGCGTCGGTCTGGGCGCAGGGTCCGCAGGCGCTGCCGCTGGACGGCCCGCCGCGCGGGCTGACCGACCAGGTGCTCGACGACGAGTTCCCGCTGTCCATGTTCTATGAAGCCCTGTCCAAGAAGATGGCCCCGGTGATCGAATCCACCGCCGGGATCACCGGCACCTCAGGAGACCTCCCCGGATGA
- a CDS encoding peptide chain release factor 3 → MSQQVSTTVSATATKEIIKESARRRTFAVISHPDAGKSTLTEALALHARVIGTAGATNGKENRRETVSDWMQMEKDRGISISSTALQFAYRDTVINLLDTPGHADFSEDTYRVLAAVDCAVMLVDAAKGLETQTMKLFEVCRARNLPIITVINKWDRPGLDPLALMDEITERTGLAPMPLTWAVGIAGDFRGVWDLQKDEYVHFERQNSGASLAKEEHFTPAQALEREGDVWTDSLDEAELVIDGREFDRDAFLDAKATPILFSSAALNFGVKQILDTLVDLAPSASAREDKDGGLRPVEAPFSGFVFKVQAGMNRAHRDHVAFIRVCSGVFERGMVVTHSNTGKTFATKYAQHLFGREREVIDQAYPGDVVGLVNASALRVGDSLYVEEPVEYPPIPFFSPEHFRVARSQDPSRYKQFRRGIDQLEHEGIIQVLRSDRRGDQAPVLAAVGPMQFEVVEDRMTQDFNAPMRYEQLSYSLARLTTADAAEILSNVHGAEVLVRTDGAYVAVFNDVWALRRVEKNHPEVSLTVIGTESPNSSRGY, encoded by the coding sequence GTGTCACAACAGGTTTCCACCACCGTCAGCGCCACCGCCACCAAGGAGATCATCAAGGAGTCCGCCCGACGGCGCACCTTTGCGGTGATCTCCCACCCCGACGCCGGCAAGTCCACGCTCACCGAAGCGCTGGCCCTGCACGCCCGCGTTATTGGTACGGCCGGTGCCACCAACGGTAAGGAAAACCGCCGCGAGACGGTTTCCGACTGGATGCAGATGGAAAAGGACCGCGGCATCTCCATCAGCTCCACGGCCCTGCAGTTCGCCTACCGGGACACCGTGATCAACCTGCTGGACACCCCCGGCCACGCCGACTTCTCCGAAGACACTTACCGGGTGCTCGCCGCCGTGGACTGCGCCGTGATGCTCGTGGATGCGGCCAAGGGCCTGGAAACCCAGACCATGAAACTGTTCGAGGTCTGCCGTGCCCGGAACCTGCCCATCATCACCGTGATCAACAAGTGGGACCGCCCCGGCCTGGACCCGCTGGCACTGATGGACGAGATCACCGAACGCACCGGCCTGGCTCCCATGCCGCTGACCTGGGCGGTGGGCATTGCCGGCGATTTCCGCGGCGTCTGGGACCTGCAGAAGGACGAATACGTCCACTTTGAACGGCAGAACTCCGGCGCCTCCTTGGCCAAGGAAGAGCACTTCACCCCGGCACAGGCCCTGGAGCGCGAAGGCGATGTCTGGACCGACTCCCTGGACGAGGCCGAACTGGTCATCGACGGCCGCGAGTTCGACCGCGACGCGTTCCTGGACGCCAAGGCCACCCCCATCCTCTTCTCCTCCGCCGCGCTGAACTTCGGCGTCAAGCAGATCCTGGACACCCTGGTGGACCTGGCCCCCTCAGCCTCGGCCCGCGAAGACAAGGACGGCGGCCTGCGCCCCGTCGAAGCGCCCTTCTCCGGCTTCGTCTTCAAGGTCCAGGCCGGCATGAACCGCGCCCACCGCGACCACGTGGCCTTCATCCGCGTGTGCTCCGGCGTTTTTGAACGCGGCATGGTGGTGACGCACTCCAACACCGGCAAGACCTTCGCCACCAAGTACGCCCAGCACCTGTTCGGCCGCGAACGCGAAGTGATCGACCAGGCGTACCCGGGCGACGTCGTCGGGCTGGTCAACGCCTCCGCGCTGCGGGTGGGCGACAGCCTCTACGTCGAAGAGCCGGTGGAGTACCCGCCCATCCCGTTCTTCTCCCCCGAGCACTTCCGCGTGGCCCGCTCCCAGGACCCGAGCCGGTACAAGCAGTTCCGCCGCGGCATCGACCAGCTCGAACACGAGGGCATCATCCAGGTGCTGCGTTCGGACCGCCGCGGTGACCAGGCTCCCGTACTGGCCGCCGTCGGCCCCATGCAGTTCGAGGTGGTCGAAGACCGCATGACGCAGGACTTCAACGCCCCCATGCGCTACGAACAGCTCTCCTACTCGCTGGCCCGGCTCACCACGGCCGATGCCGCGGAGATCCTCTCCAACGTCCACGGCGCCGAGGTCCTTGTGCGTACCGACGGCGCGTACGTCGCCGTGTTCAACGATGTGTGGGCGCTGCGCCGGGTGGAGAAGAACCACCCCGAAGTTTCGCTGACCGTCATCGGCACCGAATCGCCGAACAGCAGCCGCGGCTACTAG
- a CDS encoding low specificity L-threonine aldolase, giving the protein MTDILPLHDTTIRAFASDNYSGVHPEILAALTAANQGHQVAYGEDVYTARLREVLTDQFGSRIRAFPVFNGTGANVTALQSLLPRWGAVICPTTAHINVDENGAPERIGGMKLLGIPTGDGKLTPDLIDREAWGWGDEHRAQPLAVSITQSTELGTLYTVEEIAAIADHIHARGMKLHMDGARLGNAAASLGVSFKEMTADAGVDILSLGGTKNGMMYGECIITFDPEASPGLDYLRKMNMQLASKMRFISAQFVTLYGTDLWLRSASHANAMAQRLRAAVEKIDGVEITQPTQSNAVFAKLPAGVADRLRGDFRFYDWDQSTGEVRWMCTFDTSEADIDAFAEAIAREVAADPAPLAAH; this is encoded by the coding sequence GTGACTGACATTCTCCCCCTGCACGACACCACCATCCGGGCCTTCGCCTCCGACAACTACTCCGGTGTCCATCCGGAAATCCTGGCCGCACTGACCGCCGCCAACCAGGGCCACCAGGTGGCCTACGGTGAAGACGTTTACACCGCACGGCTACGTGAGGTCCTTACGGACCAGTTCGGCAGCCGCATCCGCGCCTTCCCCGTCTTCAACGGCACCGGCGCCAACGTCACCGCCCTGCAGTCCCTGCTGCCGCGCTGGGGCGCGGTGATCTGCCCGACGACGGCGCACATCAACGTGGACGAAAACGGTGCCCCCGAGCGGATCGGCGGCATGAAGCTGCTGGGTATCCCCACCGGGGACGGCAAGCTCACCCCCGACCTGATTGATCGTGAAGCGTGGGGCTGGGGCGATGAGCACCGCGCCCAGCCGCTGGCCGTGTCCATCACCCAGTCCACCGAGCTTGGCACCCTGTACACAGTGGAGGAAATCGCCGCCATCGCCGACCACATCCACGCCCGCGGCATGAAGCTGCACATGGACGGCGCCCGGCTGGGCAACGCCGCCGCCAGCCTGGGTGTCTCGTTCAAGGAAATGACCGCCGACGCCGGAGTGGACATCCTGTCCCTGGGCGGCACCAAAAACGGCATGATGTACGGCGAATGCATCATCACCTTCGACCCCGAGGCCTCCCCCGGGCTGGACTACCTGCGCAAAATGAACATGCAGCTGGCCTCCAAGATGCGGTTCATTTCCGCACAGTTCGTGACCCTGTACGGCACGGACCTGTGGCTCCGCTCCGCCTCGCACGCCAACGCGATGGCACAGCGGCTGCGCGCCGCCGTGGAGAAGATCGACGGCGTGGAAATCACCCAGCCCACGCAGTCCAACGCGGTGTTCGCAAAGCTGCCGGCCGGCGTCGCCGACCGCCTGCGCGGTGACTTCCGCTTCTACGACTGGGACCAGTCCACCGGCGAGGTGCGCTGGATGTGCACCTTCGACACATCCGAAGCCGATATCGATGCGTTTGCCGAAGCAATCGCCCGCGAAGTCGCCGCCGACCCGGCGCCGCTGGCCGCGCACTGA
- a CDS encoding HRDC domain-containing protein, translated as MTAHIPGSTENPSSTAPVETGEPPEPQPVPVLETPRDGVPLVIDSQRGLERAAAALAAGTGPAGVDAERASGFRYGQRAMLVQIRREGAGTWLIDPEAFGDLRIINDALRGVEWILHAATQDLPCLSALGMWPDRLFDTELAARLAGLPRVGLAAVIENLLGFSLAKEHSAADWSTRPLPEPWLRYAALDVEVLAELRIELIRVLEEAGKLELAEEEFEAIRTAPPAPPRVDPWRRTSGMHQLRDRRQLAAVRELWTEREHLAELRDTAPGRLIPDSAIVAAARAMPTTVPQLLKTPGFHGRAAQKEAPRWLRCISAARSTEDLPPLHIPTHAPPPPRVWAKNDPAAAARLQTAKPRLTALAEKLNLPLENLLTPDHLRRLAWRPPAEINLETVSAALRELGAREWQISETAAVLTVAFLDPDPLEEKEPASAEEQQGSSRTRRR; from the coding sequence ATGACCGCGCACATACCCGGCAGCACCGAAAACCCGTCCAGCACCGCACCTGTCGAAACGGGTGAACCGCCGGAGCCGCAGCCGGTTCCGGTCCTGGAAACACCGAGGGACGGGGTGCCCCTGGTCATCGACTCCCAGCGCGGCCTGGAACGGGCTGCCGCGGCACTGGCCGCCGGTACCGGGCCTGCCGGCGTCGACGCCGAACGAGCATCTGGTTTCCGCTACGGCCAGCGGGCCATGCTGGTCCAGATCCGCCGTGAAGGTGCGGGCACCTGGCTGATTGATCCCGAAGCCTTCGGCGACCTGCGCATCATCAACGACGCCCTGCGCGGCGTCGAGTGGATCCTGCACGCGGCCACCCAGGACCTGCCCTGCCTCTCCGCCCTGGGCATGTGGCCGGATCGGCTTTTCGACACCGAACTCGCTGCGCGCCTGGCCGGCCTGCCGCGGGTGGGCCTTGCCGCCGTCATCGAAAACCTGCTTGGTTTCTCGCTGGCCAAGGAGCACTCTGCAGCGGACTGGTCCACGCGTCCGCTGCCCGAACCGTGGCTGCGCTACGCGGCGCTCGACGTCGAAGTCCTCGCCGAACTGCGCATCGAACTCATCCGGGTGCTGGAGGAAGCCGGGAAGCTCGAACTGGCTGAGGAAGAGTTCGAAGCCATCCGCACGGCACCGCCGGCACCGCCGCGCGTTGATCCGTGGCGCCGCACATCCGGCATGCACCAGCTGCGCGACCGACGCCAGCTGGCGGCTGTCCGCGAACTGTGGACCGAACGCGAGCACCTGGCCGAGCTGCGGGATACCGCACCGGGCCGCCTGATCCCGGATTCCGCCATTGTTGCCGCCGCCCGGGCCATGCCCACCACCGTGCCGCAGCTGCTCAAGACCCCCGGCTTCCACGGCCGGGCCGCGCAGAAGGAAGCGCCGCGCTGGCTGCGCTGCATTTCCGCTGCGCGTTCCACCGAGGATCTGCCCCCACTGCACATCCCCACGCATGCACCGCCGCCCCCGCGCGTCTGGGCCAAGAACGATCCCGCGGCGGCCGCCCGGCTGCAGACCGCCAAACCACGCCTGACCGCACTGGCGGAGAAGCTCAACCTGCCACTGGAGAACCTTCTGACTCCGGACCACCTGCGCCGGCTGGCCTGGCGGCCACCGGCCGAAATCAACCTGGAGACCGTCAGCGCCGCGCTGCGCGAACTGGGCGCCCGGGAATGGCAGATCAGCGAAACTGCCGCGGTGCTCACCGTGGCCTTCCTGGATCCGGACCCGCTTGAGGAGAAGGAACCTGCCTCGGCGGAGGAGCAGCAGGGATCGTCCCGGACCCGGCGCCGGTAG
- a CDS encoding SDR family NAD(P)-dependent oxidoreductase → MNTEPGTAPAEDSNALKGRTVLVAGAGSASGTAVCEALDAAGAKVVAVGRDAARLENTLFRLYDADLRTCNLDDAEEVAALASDMQETYGGIDGLIHLVGGWRAGTGIGTQAEQDWDFLETNILRTLRNVSRSFYDQLEASPDGRLAIVSSTAVDSPTAAGAGYAAAKAAAEAWVRAIAQGFTQAQAGNKEHPAPQHSAAVVFVVKALVDDEQRAAAPERKFPGYTDVRDLAAAAVRLFRQDAAEINGQRILLANGPSGK, encoded by the coding sequence ATGAACACTGAACCCGGCACCGCGCCAGCAGAAGACTCCAACGCCCTGAAAGGCCGGACGGTCCTGGTGGCCGGTGCCGGGAGCGCGTCGGGCACCGCGGTATGCGAGGCCCTGGACGCCGCCGGGGCCAAGGTGGTGGCCGTGGGGCGAGACGCCGCCCGGCTGGAAAACACCCTCTTCCGCCTCTACGACGCCGATCTGCGCACCTGCAACCTCGACGACGCCGAGGAGGTCGCCGCCCTGGCCAGCGACATGCAGGAAACCTACGGCGGGATCGACGGACTGATCCACCTGGTGGGCGGCTGGCGCGCCGGCACCGGCATCGGCACGCAGGCAGAGCAGGACTGGGACTTCCTGGAAACCAACATCCTGCGCACCCTGCGCAACGTCAGCCGGAGCTTCTACGACCAGTTGGAAGCCTCCCCGGACGGCCGGCTGGCCATTGTGTCCTCCACCGCAGTGGACTCCCCCACCGCTGCCGGGGCCGGCTATGCCGCCGCCAAGGCCGCTGCCGAAGCCTGGGTGCGGGCCATTGCGCAGGGCTTCACGCAGGCCCAGGCCGGAAACAAGGAGCATCCGGCTCCCCAGCACTCGGCCGCCGTCGTATTCGTGGTCAAGGCACTGGTGGATGATGAGCAGCGCGCGGCGGCACCGGAACGGAAATTCCCCGGATACACCGATGTCCGGGACCTTGCCGCCGCCGCCGTCCGGCTCTTCCGGCAGGACGCCGCCGAAATCAACGGACAGCGGATCCTGCTGGCCAACGGTCCTTCCGGAAAGTGA
- a CDS encoding DUF3000 domain-containing protein, with the protein MGDLSQVPPDFLTALGAMRRAACRAELKLEEIPAPTRLAPYAVSLGAEVLAPGPAGPTSLHGPAALQIPEQLELATGRFILLHDPAGSPVWNGTFRIVTYIRAELEPDMGNDQLLGSVAWTWLVEALEQHGARYSMAGGTATRVLSESYGTLEGRDDSIDIELRASWTPADADVQSHLEAWSDMVCTFAGLPPLPDGVTPLPGRRRS; encoded by the coding sequence ATAGGTGACCTGTCCCAGGTGCCCCCGGATTTCCTGACGGCCCTCGGCGCCATGCGCCGGGCCGCGTGCCGGGCGGAGCTGAAGCTCGAGGAGATCCCGGCACCCACCCGCCTGGCCCCGTACGCTGTTTCCCTCGGCGCCGAAGTGCTGGCCCCCGGCCCCGCCGGACCCACCAGCCTGCACGGCCCCGCCGCCCTCCAGATACCCGAGCAGCTGGAACTGGCCACGGGCCGGTTCATCCTGCTGCACGATCCGGCCGGTTCACCGGTCTGGAACGGCACTTTCCGTATCGTCACGTACATCCGGGCCGAGCTGGAACCGGACATGGGCAATGACCAGCTCCTGGGCTCAGTGGCCTGGACCTGGCTGGTCGAGGCGCTGGAGCAGCACGGCGCCCGCTATTCCATGGCCGGCGGAACAGCCACCCGCGTGCTGTCGGAGAGCTACGGGACGCTGGAAGGCCGCGACGACTCGATCGACATTGAACTCCGGGCCTCCTGGACCCCGGCCGACGCCGACGTGCAGTCGCACCTGGAGGCCTGGTCCGACATGGTGTGCACCTTCGCGGGACTGCCGCCGCTGCCCGACGGCGTCACTCCGCTCCCCGGCCGGCGCCGCAGCTAG